Proteins encoded within one genomic window of Parolsenella massiliensis:
- a CDS encoding alpha/beta fold hydrolase translates to MPKLASYYLPGLYIEDHSVEVPLDWRGTEPERAAADGLPAGERIHVFYRTACAPQNVGRDLPLLVFLQGGPGGQGPRLLSPTSDGWIAEAVKHFRVVLPDQRGTGRSEHASAKSVARRGDTQAQADYLKRLLARSIVRDFEYIRLTEFGGRAWTTLGQSYGGFLTLTYLSFYPQGIAASFTCGGIPHMPASAADVYAHTFPRMATKTRAYYARYPQDEARMAAIADRLAAGDVTLPDGSPLTPRRLQTLGGGLGMKPAPERLHNLLDTAFEAGDGSLASTGAAPELTDGFLMGALENLTTAGNPLYWTLQEFIYANGTLDAPINWTAEHEYARHPEFDAAARPLMLTGEAAFPFMFEDDPLLAPLKPAVDLLMQDTEFDLIYDERQLAANEVPLQAAVYFDDLYVDSGLQLDTLSRVGASHAWVTNEFEHDGLHGSVVFAHLFEEALNRGDLERALRS, encoded by the coding sequence ATGCCAAAGCTCGCAAGCTACTACCTGCCCGGACTCTACATCGAGGACCACTCCGTTGAGGTGCCGCTCGACTGGCGCGGCACCGAGCCCGAGCGCGCCGCAGCAGATGGGCTGCCGGCCGGCGAGCGCATCCACGTGTTCTACCGCACCGCCTGCGCACCACAGAATGTTGGCCGCGACCTACCGCTGCTCGTGTTTCTCCAGGGAGGCCCCGGCGGGCAGGGCCCGAGGCTCCTCTCACCCACCTCGGACGGCTGGATTGCCGAAGCCGTCAAGCACTTCCGCGTGGTACTGCCCGACCAGCGCGGCACCGGCCGCAGCGAGCACGCGAGCGCCAAGTCCGTCGCGAGGCGCGGGGACACGCAGGCGCAGGCGGACTACCTCAAGCGTCTGCTCGCCCGCTCCATCGTTCGCGACTTCGAGTACATCCGCCTCACGGAGTTCGGCGGCCGTGCCTGGACCACGCTCGGTCAGAGCTACGGCGGCTTCCTCACCCTCACCTACCTCAGCTTCTATCCGCAGGGCATCGCCGCAAGCTTCACGTGCGGCGGCATCCCGCACATGCCGGCAAGCGCCGCAGACGTCTACGCGCACACGTTCCCGCGCATGGCGACCAAGACGCGTGCCTACTACGCCCGCTATCCGCAGGACGAGGCCCGCATGGCTGCCATCGCAGACCGCCTTGCCGCCGGCGACGTCACGCTGCCCGACGGAAGCCCCCTCACGCCGCGCCGCCTCCAGACGCTTGGCGGCGGCCTGGGCATGAAGCCCGCGCCCGAGCGCCTGCACAACCTGCTGGACACCGCCTTCGAGGCGGGCGACGGCTCGCTCGCCAGCACCGGCGCCGCGCCAGAGCTCACGGACGGCTTCCTCATGGGCGCGCTCGAGAACCTCACCACGGCGGGCAACCCGCTGTACTGGACGCTGCAGGAGTTCATCTACGCCAACGGCACGCTCGATGCCCCCATTAACTGGACGGCCGAGCACGAGTACGCACGCCACCCGGAGTTTGACGCCGCGGCGCGGCCGCTCATGCTCACGGGCGAGGCGGCCTTCCCGTTCATGTTCGAGGACGACCCGCTGCTGGCGCCGCTCAAGCCCGCGGTCGACCTGCTCATGCAGGACACGGAGTTCGACCTCATCTACGACGAGCGCCAGCTCGCAGCCAACGAGGTGCCCCTGCAGGCGGCGGTCTACTTCGACGACCTGTACGTGGACTCAGGCCTTCAGCTCGACACGCTCTCGCGCGTGGGCGCGAGCCATGCCTGGGTCACGAACGAGTTCGAGCACGATGGCCTGCACGGCAGCGTCGTGTTCGCGCACCTGTTCGAGGAGGCGCTCAACCGGGGCGACCTCGAGCGCGCCCTGCGCTCATAG
- a CDS encoding nitroreductase family protein yields the protein MNEVIEALKQRRSCRKFSDKPVEDEKVEQIVEAGLFAASGMGRQATHLVIVRNAEDVAQLSRMNAQIMGTSSDPFYGAKTVVVVLTDPSVPTCVEDGALVMGNLMNAAHALGVSSCWIHRAREEFESEEGKALLAKWGVEGEWRGVGHCVLGYAEEGGEQPAVARKEGRVTFVL from the coding sequence ATGAACGAGGTCATCGAGGCGCTCAAGCAGCGCCGCAGCTGCAGGAAGTTCTCGGACAAGCCCGTCGAGGACGAGAAGGTCGAGCAAATCGTCGAGGCGGGGCTCTTTGCCGCAAGCGGCATGGGCAGGCAGGCGACGCACCTGGTCATCGTGAGGAACGCCGAGGACGTGGCCCAGCTCAGCCGCATGAACGCCCAGATCATGGGCACAAGCTCCGACCCGTTCTACGGCGCCAAGACCGTGGTCGTGGTGCTCACGGACCCCAGCGTTCCCACGTGCGTCGAGGACGGCGCCCTCGTCATGGGCAACCTCATGAACGCCGCGCATGCCCTGGGCGTGAGCTCGTGCTGGATCCACCGCGCCCGTGAGGAGTTCGAGTCCGAGGAGGGCAAGGCCCTGCTCGCCAAGTGGGGCGTCGAGGGCGAGTGGAGAGGCGTGGGCCACTGCGTCCTTGGGTATGCCGAGGAGGGCGGCGAGCAGCCCGCGGTGGCGCGCAAGGAGGGCCGCGTCACCTTCGTGCTGTAG
- a CDS encoding methionine ABC transporter ATP-binding protein, with product MIELKNISKSFETAAGTVRALDDVSLTIETGEVFGIIGESGAGKSTLVRCINLLEQPTSGSVVIDGRDVTSLRGRDLRELRADIGMIFQRFSLFEQRTVLDNVIFPATLASTGKRVSRAEAPERARKLLALVGLEGKEGSYPSQLSGGQQQRVAIARALMTQPKTLLCDEATSALDTLTTSQVLDLLGKINQELGVTIVLITHSLAVARRICGRIAVMDHGQLVEQGTAAEVFGNPQADVTRALLQFEGEGR from the coding sequence ATGATTGAGCTAAAGAACATATCAAAGTCCTTCGAGACCGCAGCCGGCACGGTGCGCGCGCTCGACGATGTCAGCCTCACGATCGAGACGGGCGAGGTGTTCGGCATCATCGGCGAGTCAGGCGCCGGAAAGTCGACGCTCGTGCGCTGCATCAACCTGCTCGAGCAGCCCACGAGCGGCTCGGTCGTCATCGACGGCCGCGACGTCACGAGCCTTCGCGGCCGCGACCTTCGCGAGCTTCGTGCCGACATCGGCATGATCTTCCAGCGCTTCTCCCTGTTCGAGCAGCGAACCGTGCTCGACAACGTGATCTTCCCAGCCACGCTCGCAAGCACGGGCAAGCGCGTCTCACGCGCCGAGGCTCCTGAGCGAGCCCGCAAGCTGCTCGCGCTCGTGGGCCTCGAGGGCAAGGAGGGGTCCTACCCCTCGCAGCTCTCCGGCGGCCAGCAGCAGCGCGTCGCCATTGCCCGCGCGCTCATGACGCAGCCCAAGACGCTTCTGTGCGACGAGGCCACGAGCGCCCTCGACACGCTCACGACGAGCCAGGTCCTCGACCTTCTCGGCAAAATCAACCAGGAGCTGGGCGTCACCATCGTGCTCATCACGCACTCGCTTGCCGTTGCGCGCCGCATCTGCGGACGCATCGCCGTCATGGACCATGGCCAGCTCGTGGAGCAGGGCACGGCAGCCGAGGTGTTTGGAAACCCGCAGGCAGACGTCACGCGCGCGCTGCTTCAGTTTGAGGGGGAGGGTCGCTGA
- a CDS encoding methionine ABC transporter permease, which produces MDFAAFFDKYGALLAQGTVDTIVMVLASTIGAYVIGIILGTLLTVLAPNGLRPNRGAYAVIGWIVNTARSLPFIILLLFLIPVTRVVVGTTLGVPAAVFPLIVSAAPFVARMVESSEAEVDRGLVEAASSMGASTWEIITKVYLREGLPSLLRGLPIVIITILGYTAMAGTVGAGGLGDIAIRYGYQRYQDDVMVATVIILVVMVQVIQTACNLLVKLCDKRMRS; this is translated from the coding sequence ATGGACTTCGCCGCGTTCTTCGACAAGTATGGGGCGCTCCTCGCCCAGGGCACGGTGGACACCATCGTCATGGTGCTCGCCTCCACGATTGGCGCCTACGTCATCGGCATCATCCTGGGCACGCTGCTCACGGTGCTCGCACCGAACGGCCTGCGCCCCAACCGCGGCGCCTACGCCGTCATCGGCTGGATCGTGAACACGGCGCGTTCGCTGCCGTTCATCATCCTGCTGCTGTTCCTCATCCCTGTGACGCGCGTCGTCGTGGGCACCACCCTCGGCGTCCCCGCCGCGGTGTTCCCGCTCATCGTCTCGGCCGCGCCGTTCGTGGCGCGCATGGTTGAGTCCTCCGAGGCCGAGGTCGACCGAGGACTCGTCGAGGCGGCCAGCTCCATGGGTGCCTCCACCTGGGAGATCATCACGAAGGTCTACCTGCGCGAGGGCCTGCCCAGCCTGCTTCGCGGTCTGCCCATCGTCATCATCACGATCCTGGGCTACACGGCCATGGCCGGCACGGTGGGCGCCGGCGGACTTGGCGACATCGCCATCCGCTACGGCTACCAGCGCTACCAGGACGACGTCATGGTTGCCACCGTCATCATCCTCGTCGTGATGGTGCAGGTCATCCAGACCGCGTGCAACCTGCTCGTCAAGCTCTGCGACAAGCGAATGCGCTCCTAG
- a CDS encoding MetQ/NlpA family ABC transporter substrate-binding protein, whose product MSLKQYLKPLAGIAAVAGLALALTACGGNSGSAATTAAASGSADNVITVGASPSPHAEILNAVADELKSEGYELKVVEYNDYVQPNVALANGDLDANYFQHLPYLENYNQENGTDLVSAGAIHFEPMGLYAGKSSDIKNVPDGAKIAVPSDATNEARALLLLQDQGVIKLKDGAGLEATANDIEENPHNIQLVEVEAAAVPRSLDDCDFAVINGNYALSAGLDTSTTLASEGADSEAAQTYANIVAVRKGDENSDKTQALIKALTSDTARKFIQEQYKGSVIPVF is encoded by the coding sequence ATGTCTCTCAAGCAGTACCTCAAGCCGCTCGCCGGCATCGCCGCCGTCGCCGGCCTCGCCCTCGCGCTCACCGCGTGCGGCGGCAACTCCGGCAGCGCCGCCACCACCGCCGCGGCCTCCGGCTCGGCCGACAACGTCATCACCGTGGGTGCCTCGCCCTCTCCCCACGCCGAGATCCTCAACGCCGTGGCCGACGAGCTCAAGAGCGAAGGCTACGAGCTCAAGGTCGTCGAGTACAACGACTACGTGCAGCCCAACGTCGCCCTCGCCAACGGCGACCTCGACGCCAACTACTTCCAGCATCTCCCCTACCTCGAGAACTACAACCAGGAGAATGGCACCGACCTCGTGAGCGCGGGCGCCATCCACTTCGAGCCGATGGGCCTGTACGCCGGCAAGAGCTCCGACATCAAGAACGTGCCCGACGGCGCCAAGATTGCCGTTCCCTCCGACGCCACGAACGAGGCCCGCGCGCTGCTGCTGCTCCAGGACCAGGGCGTCATCAAGCTCAAGGACGGCGCCGGCCTCGAGGCCACGGCCAACGACATCGAGGAGAACCCGCACAACATCCAGCTCGTCGAGGTTGAGGCCGCGGCCGTTCCCCGCTCGCTCGACGACTGCGACTTCGCGGTGATCAACGGCAACTACGCCCTGTCCGCCGGTCTCGACACGAGCACCACGCTCGCCAGCGAGGGCGCCGACTCCGAGGCCGCGCAGACCTACGCCAACATCGTGGCCGTGCGCAAGGGTGACGAGAACTCCGACAAGACCCAGGCCCTCATCAAGGCCCTGACCTCGGACACCGCCCGCAAGTTCATCCAGGAGCAGTACAAGGGCTCCGTCATCCCGGTGTTCTAA
- a CDS encoding DEAD/DEAH box helicase — translation MTTSFAELGLNEQILAGVDSLGFTTPTPVQAAAIPAVLDGRDVLASAQTGTGKTCAFTLPALQRIADSKKIAKPGRPLALVITPTRELASQIEDVTSEVCAKTGQTTVVVMGGAKFDRQIRALEAGCDLLVATPGRLIDLMEHNHVNLGDVQVLVLDEADRMLDMGFWPSVRRIVKACPEKRQTLLFSATIPPSIKGTVDAMLPDPYVVEIARVGETAATVDEHLCPVTQGDKVSLLEALMKQESFERVLVFCRTKMRVDGVCKTLKNAGIKVDVMHADRPQKARERALERFRDGKIRVLVATDVMSRGIDVSGIDAVVNFDVPMDPEDYVHRIGRTGRAGATGQAFTFMAPDEVSPLREIEYFTKKLIPLFDLEGFPYAEGRIVPNARRSTSKPTRSLFSGSRSRGRGPRGGRYGRHY, via the coding sequence ATGACTACTTCATTTGCCGAGCTCGGGCTAAACGAGCAGATCCTCGCCGGGGTGGATTCCCTCGGCTTCACCACGCCAACCCCCGTCCAGGCCGCAGCCATCCCCGCCGTTCTCGACGGGCGAGACGTCCTAGCCAGTGCCCAGACGGGCACGGGCAAGACCTGCGCCTTCACGCTTCCCGCGCTCCAGCGCATCGCTGACAGCAAGAAGATCGCCAAGCCGGGCAGGCCGCTCGCCCTCGTCATCACGCCCACGCGCGAGCTCGCCTCGCAGATCGAGGACGTCACGAGCGAGGTCTGTGCCAAGACCGGACAGACCACGGTCGTGGTCATGGGTGGCGCCAAGTTCGACCGTCAGATCCGCGCGCTCGAGGCCGGCTGCGACCTGCTCGTGGCCACGCCGGGCCGCCTCATCGACCTCATGGAGCACAACCACGTCAACCTCGGCGACGTGCAGGTTCTCGTCCTGGACGAGGCGGACCGCATGCTTGACATGGGCTTTTGGCCTAGCGTGCGCCGCATCGTGAAGGCCTGCCCCGAGAAGCGCCAGACGTTGCTGTTCTCGGCCACCATCCCGCCAAGCATCAAGGGCACGGTGGACGCGATGCTCCCCGACCCCTACGTTGTCGAGATTGCCCGCGTGGGCGAGACTGCCGCCACGGTTGACGAGCACCTCTGCCCCGTCACCCAGGGCGACAAGGTCTCGCTGCTCGAGGCCCTCATGAAGCAGGAGAGCTTCGAGCGCGTGCTCGTCTTCTGCCGCACGAAGATGCGTGTCGACGGCGTGTGCAAGACGCTCAAGAACGCCGGCATCAAGGTCGACGTCATGCACGCGGACCGTCCGCAGAAGGCCCGCGAGCGTGCGCTTGAGCGCTTCCGCGATGGCAAGATTCGCGTGCTCGTGGCCACCGACGTCATGAGCCGAGGCATCGATGTCTCTGGCATCGATGCCGTGGTGAACTTCGACGTGCCCATGGACCCCGAGGACTACGTTCACCGCATTGGTCGCACGGGCCGAGCTGGCGCCACGGGCCAGGCGTTCACGTTCATGGCACCCGACGAGGTGAGTCCCCTTCGAGAGATCGAGTACTTCACCAAGAAGCTCATCCCGCTGTTTGACCTTGAGGGGTTCCCCTACGCGGAGGGTCGCATCGTCCCCAACGCGCGCCGCAGTACGTCAAAGCCCACGCGCAGCCTGTTCAGCGGCTCGCGCAGCCGCGGACGCGGTCCGCGCGGCGGGCGCTACGGCAGGCACTACTAG
- the tadA gene encoding tRNA adenosine(34) deaminase TadA, with amino-acid sequence MTDEDYMRMALDEARLAAEEGEVPIGAVVVHEDKVIARAHNRRETDRDPSAHAEFSAMCEAARVLDRWRLTGCTVYVTLEPCLMCAGLMVNARIDRCVYGTPDPKGGALGTLFDVSHDERLNHEFEVTSGVLAEECATELRSFFRARRAKKKGPEDSEAQGCC; translated from the coding sequence GTGACGGACGAGGACTACATGCGCATGGCGCTCGACGAGGCCCGCCTTGCGGCCGAGGAGGGCGAGGTGCCCATCGGCGCCGTCGTGGTGCACGAGGACAAGGTCATCGCCCGGGCCCACAACAGGCGCGAGACAGATCGCGACCCTTCCGCTCATGCGGAGTTCTCGGCCATGTGCGAGGCTGCTCGCGTGCTCGATCGCTGGCGGCTCACGGGGTGCACGGTCTACGTGACGCTCGAGCCCTGCCTCATGTGCGCCGGCCTCATGGTCAACGCCCGCATCGACCGCTGCGTCTATGGGACGCCCGATCCCAAGGGCGGCGCGCTGGGCACGCTGTTCGACGTGAGCCACGACGAGCGCCTCAACCACGAGTTCGAGGTCACTTCCGGCGTGCTGGCCGAGGAGTGCGCCACGGAGCTTCGCAGCTTCTTCCGCGCGCGCCGTGCCAAGAAGAAGGGCCCCGAAGATTCCGAGGCCCAAGGCTGCTGCTAG
- the lsrF gene encoding 3-hydroxy-5-phosphonooxypentane-2,4-dione thiolase translates to MADLDGLKVAHDYHVDVPFANDKGFYVKGANSLDWGMKKHLSNIFNPKSGNTVMFAFDHGYFMGATAGLERLDLLLPKLAPYVDCFMGTRGAIRSCVPPEITKAIALRTTSGSSMLQTDLSHEVIAVDIEDAIRMNADCMASQVFIGGDGQLSSIDNLSQTINAGFRYSIPTLGVCAVGKDMERTPRFFKLATRIIAEMGCQMVKTYDCEDFEEVVAACPVPIVVAGGKKLPEKDALHLAYDVIRKGAHGVDMGRNIFQSTHPIEMAQCVNKIVHEGMTDVEAWEMFQDIAK, encoded by the coding sequence ATGGCTGATCTGGATGGTCTCAAGGTCGCTCACGACTACCACGTCGACGTGCCGTTCGCCAACGACAAGGGCTTCTACGTCAAGGGTGCCAACAGCCTCGACTGGGGCATGAAGAAGCACCTCTCGAACATCTTCAATCCCAAGAGCGGCAACACCGTCATGTTTGCCTTCGACCACGGCTACTTCATGGGCGCCACGGCCGGCCTCGAGCGCCTCGACCTGCTCCTCCCGAAGCTTGCCCCCTACGTGGACTGCTTCATGGGCACCCGCGGTGCCATCCGCTCCTGCGTGCCGCCCGAGATCACGAAGGCCATCGCCCTTCGCACCACCTCCGGCTCCTCCATGCTCCAGACCGACCTCTCCCACGAGGTCATCGCCGTTGACATCGAGGATGCCATCCGCATGAACGCCGACTGCATGGCCTCCCAGGTCTTCATCGGTGGCGACGGCCAGCTGTCCTCCATCGACAACCTGAGCCAGACCATCAACGCCGGCTTCCGCTACAGCATCCCGACGCTGGGCGTCTGCGCCGTGGGCAAGGACATGGAGCGCACCCCGCGCTTCTTCAAGCTCGCCACGCGCATCATCGCCGAGATGGGCTGCCAGATGGTCAAGACCTATGACTGCGAGGACTTCGAGGAGGTCGTCGCTGCCTGCCCGGTGCCCATCGTTGTCGCCGGTGGCAAGAAGCTCCCCGAGAAGGACGCCCTGCACCTCGCCTACGACGTCATCCGCAAGGGTGCCCACGGCGTCGACATGGGCCGCAACATCTTCCAGTCCACGCACCCCATCGAGATGGCCCAGTGCGTCAACAAGATCGTGCACGAGGGCATGACCGACGTTGAGGCTTGGGAGATGTTCCAGGACATCGCCAAGTAG
- a CDS encoding substrate-binding domain-containing protein, with the protein MKNMTRRGFLKVAGAGAAVAGLGLVGCGGGSGSAATTAAASGEAAGGDVAGKTVAFIPKITGNAFFESANDGAQKYAKDWGFTVDYLGSSSASASDQVGIINQAVANGVDALCISTVDAAGVSDALKKATDAGIVVTTWDSDAQPEDRTLMVSQGTPEILGQMLVDMSVDGLKQRGKDPSADKITYAWHYSQATVTDQNSWQVAAEAIIKKDYPNWENVHPDNYYSNQDAEQAKTVGAAVLSAFPEIDLIICNDSTALPGQLAAAEDAGYDAQKITITGFASPQSIKSYCENGTIYNWGLWDCAVQGAMGCYVAAYLAAGNEVKVGDTISIPSIGDVKVEANDSISEGATTGDKNNGVVLLPERLVFTKDNMNDYNF; encoded by the coding sequence ATGAAGAACATGACTCGTCGCGGTTTCCTGAAGGTGGCTGGCGCTGGTGCAGCCGTCGCGGGCCTCGGCCTGGTCGGCTGCGGTGGCGGCTCCGGTTCCGCCGCTACGACCGCTGCTGCGAGCGGTGAGGCCGCTGGCGGCGACGTCGCCGGCAAGACCGTTGCCTTCATCCCGAAGATCACGGGCAACGCCTTCTTCGAGTCCGCGAACGACGGCGCTCAGAAGTACGCCAAGGACTGGGGCTTCACGGTTGACTACCTCGGCTCCTCCAGCGCTTCCGCCTCTGACCAGGTGGGCATCATCAACCAGGCCGTCGCCAATGGCGTCGACGCCCTCTGCATCTCCACGGTTGACGCCGCTGGCGTGTCCGACGCCCTGAAGAAGGCCACGGATGCCGGCATCGTTGTCACCACCTGGGACTCCGACGCCCAGCCCGAGGACCGTACGCTCATGGTCTCCCAGGGCACGCCCGAGATCCTCGGCCAGATGCTCGTTGACATGTCCGTCGACGGCCTCAAGCAGCGCGGCAAGGATCCCTCTGCCGACAAGATCACCTATGCCTGGCACTACTCTCAGGCCACCGTCACCGACCAGAACTCCTGGCAGGTTGCCGCTGAGGCCATCATCAAGAAGGACTACCCGAACTGGGAGAACGTCCACCCCGACAACTACTACTCCAACCAGGACGCCGAGCAGGCCAAGACGGTTGGCGCCGCAGTGCTGAGCGCCTTCCCCGAGATCGACCTGATCATCTGCAACGACTCCACCGCCCTTCCCGGCCAGCTCGCCGCTGCTGAGGATGCCGGCTACGACGCCCAGAAGATCACGATCACCGGCTTCGCCTCCCCGCAGTCCATCAAGTCCTACTGCGAGAACGGCACCATCTACAACTGGGGCCTCTGGGACTGCGCCGTCCAGGGCGCCATGGGCTGCTACGTGGCCGCCTATCTCGCCGCTGGCAACGAGGTCAAGGTTGGCGACACCATCTCCATCCCGAGCATTGGTGACGTCAAGGTCGAGGCCAACGACTCCATCTCCGAGGGTGCCACGACCGGCGACAAGAACAACGGCGTCGTGCTGCTGCCCGAGCGCCTTGTCTTCACCAAGGACAACATGAACGACTACAACTTCTAA
- a CDS encoding ABC transporter permease, protein MDKVKKLLTKGQASWNLILIALLVLEFVIFGAANPKFLRPQLLFTAVNDNLAVFMLALFVTLVMCTGGIDIQVASLVGLTSIIIGVAWQDFGFSIWGACALATVVVCLCGALSGFFIAYCRVQAMVITLGGSFLYSGLALLVSTLSSTASYESISGFPDDFKFIANYQVAGVIPFQILIYAIMLVVAFILLHKTKYGRKIILTGVNQSAAEYSGINTRRVIMSTYVLSALAAAIAGIVLTAYLGTAKSDLGGDLTMDIITAVVLGGTLSTGGKGSVIGTALASLAIALLRFGLPLCFKIGTQYLDIPVGILLVAVIVGRSAATNTGIVPWLRSLFARKGSSKASAQ, encoded by the coding sequence ATGGATAAGGTCAAGAAGCTCCTCACGAAGGGCCAGGCAAGCTGGAACCTCATCCTCATTGCCCTGCTCGTCCTCGAGTTCGTGATCTTTGGCGCTGCCAACCCCAAGTTCCTGCGCCCCCAGCTGCTCTTCACCGCGGTGAACGACAACCTCGCGGTGTTCATGCTCGCCCTGTTCGTCACGCTCGTCATGTGCACCGGTGGCATCGACATCCAGGTGGCGTCGCTCGTAGGCCTCACGTCAATCATCATCGGCGTGGCTTGGCAGGACTTTGGGTTCTCCATCTGGGGTGCCTGCGCCCTGGCAACCGTGGTCGTCTGCCTGTGCGGTGCACTCTCAGGCTTCTTCATCGCCTACTGCAGGGTGCAAGCAATGGTCATCACGCTGGGCGGCAGCTTCCTGTACTCCGGCCTCGCCCTGCTCGTCTCCACACTGTCCAGCACCGCGTCCTACGAGTCCATCAGTGGTTTCCCCGATGACTTCAAGTTCATCGCGAACTACCAGGTAGCTGGTGTGATTCCGTTCCAGATCCTTATCTACGCGATCATGCTCGTCGTCGCGTTCATCCTGCTCCACAAGACCAAGTACGGCCGCAAGATCATCCTCACCGGCGTAAATCAGTCGGCTGCCGAATACTCCGGCATTAATACCCGCCGCGTGATAATGTCCACTTACGTGCTGAGCGCACTGGCGGCCGCAATTGCCGGCATCGTGCTCACCGCGTACCTGGGGACTGCAAAGTCCGACCTCGGTGGCGACCTCACGATGGACATCATCACGGCCGTCGTCCTTGGTGGCACGCTCTCCACGGGTGGCAAGGGCTCGGTCATCGGCACGGCGCTTGCGTCTCTCGCCATCGCGCTGCTCCGCTTTGGTCTTCCCCTGTGCTTCAAGATCGGCACCCAGTATCTGGATATCCCGGTGGGCATCCTGCTCGTCGCGGTTATCGTCGGGCGTTCTGCAGCGACCAATACGGGAATCGTCCCGTGGCTGCGCTCACTGTTTGCAAGGAAGGGTAGTTCTAAGGCAAGTGCCCAGTAA
- a CDS encoding ABC transporter permease — MEKVKKLLKARELTSLVFLIALFIIVGAMNPMFLDPSNVSACFNSSVVYTLVAVGMAFVLFIGEIDVSVGANLGLTAAVVGTMLRDGQSLVLAIIVAIIIGVVIGLINGWGVCVMGAPSLIFTLGVNGILRGLIYLYTNGAWVENLPKSFKDFASVNLIGSVSVYYCCIIALVIVIHLVLTRTRQGRYFVAVGDNAQGATLVGLPTFKTKMLAYVICAVMASIGGVIFCSRIGFVTPMSGNGYEMKAIAACVLGGISLAGGVGSVIGSAIGAVIMSSISYLLVFMGFSSNYDNAITGIILLVIVVIDAVIQHRSLVKNKHDRLLARVSQDTPAPSVQAEKGGEA; from the coding sequence ATGGAGAAGGTTAAGAAGCTTCTCAAGGCGCGCGAGCTCACGAGCCTGGTCTTCCTCATCGCGCTGTTCATCATCGTTGGCGCGATGAACCCGATGTTCCTCGACCCGTCCAACGTCTCCGCGTGCTTCAACTCGTCCGTCGTCTACACGCTCGTTGCTGTGGGAATGGCCTTCGTGCTGTTCATCGGTGAGATCGACGTCTCGGTTGGCGCAAACCTCGGCCTCACGGCCGCCGTCGTGGGCACGATGCTCCGTGACGGTCAGTCGCTCGTGCTCGCCATCATCGTCGCCATCATCATCGGCGTCGTGATCGGCCTCATCAACGGCTGGGGCGTGTGCGTCATGGGTGCCCCGTCGCTCATCTTCACGCTCGGTGTCAACGGCATCCTGCGCGGCCTCATCTACCTGTACACGAACGGCGCTTGGGTTGAGAACCTGCCCAAGTCGTTCAAGGACTTCGCCTCGGTGAACCTCATTGGGTCGGTGTCGGTGTACTACTGCTGCATCATCGCGCTCGTCATCGTGATTCACCTCGTGCTCACCCGCACGCGTCAGGGCCGCTACTTCGTGGCCGTGGGCGACAACGCCCAGGGCGCCACGCTCGTTGGCCTGCCCACGTTCAAGACCAAGATGCTCGCCTACGTGATCTGCGCGGTCATGGCCTCCATCGGCGGCGTCATCTTCTGCAGCCGCATTGGCTTCGTGACTCCGATGAGCGGTAACGGCTACGAGATGAAGGCCATCGCGGCCTGCGTGCTTGGCGGCATCTCGCTCGCCGGCGGCGTTGGCTCCGTGATCGGCTCCGCCATCGGCGCCGTCATCATGTCCTCAATCAGCTACCTGCTCGTGTTCATGGGCTTCTCCTCCAACTACGACAACGCCATCACGGGCATCATCCTGCTCGTCATCGTCGTCATCGACGCCGTGATCCAGCACCGTAGCCTCGTCAAGAACAAGCACGACCGTCTGCTGGCCCGCGTCTCCCAGGACACCCCGGCCCCCAGCGTCCAGGCCGAGAAAGGCGGTGAGGCGTAA